The Candidatus Vesicomyosocius sp. SY067_SCS001 genome includes a window with the following:
- the rpoZ gene encoding DNA-directed RNA polymerase subunit omega → MARVTVEDCLDHVENRFELVLVAAKRAHQLSSGGYKPLLNAGKDKPTVVALREIEAGLIDSSILSEIYVIDEQLSAQQKVLDSVKISEIKDKLSVTDVDKVIDK, encoded by the coding sequence ATGGCAAGAGTAACAGTCGAAGATTGTTTAGACCATGTAGAAAATCGCTTTGAGTTGGTATTGGTAGCAGCAAAACGCGCACATCAGTTAAGTTCTGGAGGTTATAAACCATTATTAAATGCAGGGAAAGATAAGCCAACGGTAGTAGCTTTAAGAGAGATTGAGGCAGGGTTAATTGACTCTTCAATTTTAAGTGAAATTTATGTAATAGATGAGCAATTATCAGCACAACAAAAAGTATTGGATAGTGTAAAAATATCTGAGATTAAAGATAAATTATCAGTAACAGATGTTGATAAAGTTATTGATAAGTAA
- the hemB gene encoding porphobilinogen synthase yields MTILTHRPRRMRKHSYTRELMRENHLLTSDLIFPIFIIKGENKRQNINSMPGIERLSVDQLLIEVAELIELGIQAIALFPVVPSIKKSLDAKEAFNPDGLIQRAIYTVKQKYSNLAVITDIALDAFTTHGQDGLIDNNGYVLNDETNEVLVRQALSHAQAGTDIVAPSDMMDGRIDAIRKALEKNKFIHTNILAYSAKYASHYYDPFRDAIDSSANLGESNKKTYQIDPANSNEAVRQVGLDIDEGADIIMIKPGLPYLDIVYRIKKNFNIPIFAYHVSGEYSMLKAAVQNNWLKEEQVVLETLLAFKRAGADGILTYYAKQAAKWLM; encoded by the coding sequence ATGACAATTTTAACCCATAGGCCACGCCGTATGAGAAAACACTCATATACTCGTGAACTAATGCGTGAAAACCACTTATTGACCAGTGATTTAATATTTCCAATTTTTATCATTAAAGGTGAAAATAAACGACAAAATATTAACTCAATGCCAGGTATTGAACGTTTGAGTGTTGATCAATTATTAATTGAAGTAGCTGAATTAATTGAATTAGGTATTCAGGCAATTGCACTTTTCCCTGTTGTTCCGTCTATCAAAAAATCATTAGATGCTAAAGAGGCATTTAACCCAGATGGTTTAATACAACGTGCCATATACACTGTCAAACAAAAATATTCAAACTTAGCAGTGATTACCGATATAGCACTTGATGCATTTACCACGCACGGTCAAGATGGATTAATTGATAATAATGGTTATGTACTCAACGATGAAACAAATGAAGTTTTAGTTAGACAAGCTCTTTCCCATGCACAGGCTGGTACAGATATTGTAGCGCCAAGCGACATGATGGATGGACGTATAGACGCTATTCGTAAAGCGCTTGAAAAAAATAAATTTATTCACACAAATATTTTAGCTTATTCTGCAAAGTATGCTTCTCATTATTATGATCCCTTTAGAGACGCGATTGATTCCTCAGCTAATTTAGGAGAATCTAACAAGAAAACCTACCAAATTGATCCAGCTAATTCTAATGAAGCTGTTCGTCAGGTAGGTCTAGATATTGATGAAGGTGCAGATATAATCATGATTAAACCTGGATTACCATACTTGGATATTGTTTATCGAATCAAAAAAAATTTTAACATTCCTATCTTTGCTTATCACGTCAGTGGCGAATATTCTATGTTAAAAGCAGCTGTACAAAACAACTGGCTAAAGGAAGAACAAGTGGTATTAGAAACTTTATTAGCATTCAAACGTGCTGGTGCTGATGGTATTTTAACCTATTATGCTAAACAAGCTGCTAAGTGGCTGATGTAA
- the dnaQ gene encoding DNA polymerase III subunit epsilon, producing the protein MERLIVLDTETTGIKPSEGHRIIEIGCIEIINRQITKNNEYHEYIQPNRNVGDSVRIHGITDKFLTKKPKFKEVVEEFLAYIKETTLIIHNAPFDLGFLNHELKLIGINERIEDKCNIIDSLELSKKQRPGTLHNLDSLCRRFKIDSSARIVHGALLDVQILAQVYLAMTGGQSTLFGNDKTINKQANNIIRINNAIGKIKIIYANKKELAEHANYFKKL; encoded by the coding sequence ATGGAAAGACTAATTGTACTAGATACTGAAACTACAGGGATTAAACCTTCTGAAGGTCATCGTATCATTGAAATTGGTTGTATAGAGATTATAAACAGACAAATCACTAAAAATAATGAATATCATGAATACATACAACCAAATCGTAATGTTGGTGATTCAGTGCGTATCCATGGCATTACTGATAAATTTTTAACAAAAAAGCCTAAATTTAAAGAGGTTGTTGAAGAATTTTTAGCTTATATTAAAGAAACAACTCTCATTATCCATAATGCTCCATTTGATCTTGGATTTCTAAATCACGAACTTAAACTTATAGGTATTAATGAACGTATTGAAGACAAATGCAACATTATTGATTCATTAGAATTATCTAAAAAACAACGACCTGGTACACTGCATAACCTTGATTCTTTATGTCGGCGATTTAAAATTGACTCAAGTGCAAGAATTGTGCATGGTGCGCTGTTAGATGTACAAATTCTAGCACAAGTTTATCTTGCAATGACTGGTGGACAATCTACTTTATTTGGCAATGATAAAACCATTAATAAACAGGCTAATAATATTATTAGGATAAACAATGCTATTGGCAAAATCAAAATTATTTATGCAAATAAAAAAGAACTCGCAGAGCACGCAAATTACTTTAAAAAACTTTAA